A region of the Methanobrevibacter ruminantium M1 genome:
CTTATCCATTTTCATTCCTCTTAATATATTTTAGTCCGGTTTTTCCTAGTTGTAAAAAAAATTTTGGTCAAGGTTTTTTAAGGCCGAAGGCCTTAAAAAAGCTTGCTAGTAAGTTTTAGCCATAAGCGCAACATGCTTTGCAGGCTTTCCGCAATGAGGACATATCTTGTCTGTTTTTATGTTTTCCTCATTGATTCCAAGAATGTCAACTTCTGTTTCCTCTTCTATTTCCTTACCACATTCCTCTTCTCCGCACCAGTAGAATTTAACCACTTTTTCTTCATCTACAATTTCTCCAACATTGTCAAGACTTTCTAAAGTGATTAGTTTATCTTCCTGTGCTTTCCAGGATTTTGCTTTTAGATTTTCTTCAATTTCCATTAATAAGTCTTCTACTTTTGATGGAAGATCATCTTCTAGGCTTATTTCTATCTTTTCACCAGTGTCACGTCTGCCAAGGATAGCTACATTGTTCTTTAAGTCTCTTGGACCTAATTCGAATCTAAGAGGAGTTCCTTTCAATTCCCAATCAAAGAATTTCTTACCTGGCCTTATGTCTCTTGTGTCCATTTGGACTCTGATTCCTTTTGATTCTAAGGATTTCTTGATTTCAAGGCATTTAGCCATTACTTCCTCTCCTCCATCCTTAAATATGATTGGAATGATTGTTATTTGCTTTGGAGCGATTCTTGGAGGTAGGATAAGCCCTTTTTCATCTCCGTGAGCTGCAATTGCTGCTGCAATTACCCTATCTGAGATTCCATAGCAGGTCTGGTAGGCGTATTCATGGTTTCCTTCCTTGTTTTCAAAGGTTATCTCAAAGGTCTTTGCAAAGGTCTGGCCTAAATTGTGGACTGTTCCAATCTGCAAGGTCTTTCCATCAGGCATGATTGTATCAAATGCCATAGTGTATTCTGCACCTGGGAACTTGTCCCAGACAGGCCTCTTGCTGATGAGATATGCAATTCCCATTTCATCAAAGAGCTCTTTATATATTTCAATTCCAGTTTCAACCTGTTCTGCCGCTTCTTCTGGGCTTGAGTGAACAGTGTGGGCTTCTGCAAAGGTGGTAATTTCCCTTACTCTTATAAGAGGCCTTGTATGCTTGGTTTCATATCTGAATGTGTTTACCACTTGGTATTGCTTGATTGGAAGGTCAATGTGTGATCTTACCCATAGGGAAAACATAGGATACATTGCAGTTTCGCTTGTAGGTCTTATTGCAAGCTTTTCATTCAATTCCTTTTGACCTCCATGGGTTACCCAATAGACCTCATCTTCAAATCCCTTTACATGAATTCCCTCTTTTGCAAGTTCCTCTTCTGGAATAAGTAGTGGGAACAATACTTCATCATGTTCGCTGTCAAGCAGGTCTCTGTAGATGTTTAAGCATGCTCTTCTTATTTGAAATCCATAAGGGAGCCATACGCTCATTCCTTTAATAGGATATCTTGAGTCTGTAATTTCTGCCTTTTCTAATATCTCATGGAACCATTCACTAAAATTTTCCACATTATCACCATAATTAAATAATAAATCTGAATAATTGATTGTTTTTATTAAATATAATTTTTAAGCTTATATTTGAATAAATGAT
Encoded here:
- the proS gene encoding proline--tRNA ligase, coding for MENFSEWFHEILEKAEITDSRYPIKGMSVWLPYGFQIRRACLNIYRDLLDSEHDEVLFPLLIPEEELAKEGIHVKGFEDEVYWVTHGGQKELNEKLAIRPTSETAMYPMFSLWVRSHIDLPIKQYQVVNTFRYETKHTRPLIRVREITTFAEAHTVHSSPEEAAEQVETGIEIYKELFDEMGIAYLISKRPVWDKFPGAEYTMAFDTIMPDGKTLQIGTVHNLGQTFAKTFEITFENKEGNHEYAYQTCYGISDRVIAAAIAAHGDEKGLILPPRIAPKQITIIPIIFKDGGEEVMAKCLEIKKSLESKGIRVQMDTRDIRPGKKFFDWELKGTPLRFELGPRDLKNNVAILGRRDTGEKIEISLEDDLPSKVEDLLMEIEENLKAKSWKAQEDKLITLESLDNVGEIVDEEKVVKFYWCGEEECGKEIEEETEVDILGINEENIKTDKICPHCGKPAKHVALMAKTY